One genomic window of Glycine soja cultivar W05 chromosome 9, ASM419377v2, whole genome shotgun sequence includes the following:
- the LOC114425251 gene encoding peroxisomal membrane protein 11C-like encodes MSTLDATRAELGLLVLYLGKAEARDKICRAIQYGSKFLSNGEPGTAQNVDKTTSLARKVFRLFKFVNDLHALISPTPQGTPLPLALLGKSKNALLSTFLFLDQFVWLGRTGIYQNKERTELIGRISLYCWLGSSVCATLVELGELGRLSASMKKLEKDLKNKNKYDDEQYRAKLNKSNERTLSLIKAGIDTVVAVGLLQLAPKTVTPRVTGAFGFVSSLISCYQLLPAPVKSKTV; translated from the exons ATGAGTACGCTGGATGCAACAAGGGCTGAACTTGGTCTTCTTGTTTTATATTTGGGCAAGGCTGAAGCAAGGGACAAAATATGCAGGGCAATACAATATGGTTCCAAATTTTTGAGTAATGGGGAACCTGGTACTGCTCAGAATGTAGACAAAACAACCAGCTTGGCACGAAAAGTCTTCCGTCTCTTTAAG TTTGTCAATGACCTACATGCTTTGATAAGTCCAACACCACAGGGGACACCCCTCCCCCTAGCTCTGTTGGGAAAG TCCAAGAATGCTCTACTCTCCACTTTCTTGTTTCTTGATCAATTTGTGTGGCTTGGCAGAACAGGCATCTACCAG AATAAAGAGCGCACCGAACTAATTGGCCGGATATCTCTTTACTGTTGGTTGGGATCCTCGGTGTGTGCCACCTTGGTTGAG CTTGGGGAGCTTGGAAGACTCTCTGCATCAATGAAGAAGTTAGAGAAAGATCTCAAGAACAAGAATAAATACGAT GATGAGCAATACCGTGCCAAACTAAACAAGTCAAATGAGAGGACTCTATCACTTATCAAAGCAGGAATTGATACTGTGGTAGCAGTAGGACTGCTTCAATTGGCACCCAAGACAGTTACTCCTCGCGTAACTGGGGCTTTTGGATTTGTTTCGTCTCTAATATCTTGCTATCAG TTGCTTCCTGCCCCGGTCAAGTCCAAAACTGTGTGA
- the LOC114425252 gene encoding F-box protein At4g00755-like produces the protein MMEYCKDVLSCLDSDTSLKIFMCLDDLADLVRVTCVSRSWRHFVIANGLCKQLCLRMFPQLSRVAFVVELNQNGAKEHAEVGSSYSMEWLSLLREHRVYAYLGRALMSSVAMNCIAKTVGASSTDNFPQESIDNTLEPRDYINGRYCYWSSDGQSNPNVPETLTYELVSQICVITEINIQPFQADFQRGSPIYSAKSVRFKMGHPKASLDVADDEMFVWTYNSPEFPMSQENRLQKFKLPEPVLCIGGILQIELLGRVQRQEMDGLLYICVSHVQVLGSSLSPPFNVDILQPSGMFVLKRDQLANHQSVVTSGNESQEILAEQRELRDYQHIVTIFRGQALGIVEDEWDEEEYDDDFDPEYAL, from the exons ATGATGGAATACTGTAAAGATGTCCTCAGCTGTCTTGATTCGGATACGTCTCTTAAGATATTCATGTGTCTGGATGATCTGGCTGATCTTGTTCGGGTTACTTGTGTCTCGCGATCTTGGAGACACTTTG TGATAGCAAATGGTCTTTGCAAGCAGCTATGCTTGAGAATGTTTCCTCAGTTATCTAGAGTTGCTTTTGTTGTTGAACTGAATCAAAATGGAGCGAAGGAACATGCAGAGGTTGGATCTAGCTATTCTATGGAATGGCTATCTCTACTGAGAGAACATAGAGTCTATGCTTATTTAGGTAGAGCTCTCATGTCATCTGTTGCAATGAATTGCATTGCTAAGACAGTTGGTGCTTCTAGCACTGATAACTTTCCTCAGGAAAGCATTGATAATACTCTAGAGCCAAGAGACTACATTAATGGTAGATATTGCTACTGGTCAAGTGATGGACAAAGTAATCCCAATGTGCCTGAGACATTAACATACGAGTTGGTGTCTCAAATTTGTGTTATTACCGAAATCAATATCCAGCCTTTTCAAG CTGATTTTCAGAGAGGGTCACCAATATATTCAGCAAAATCTGTTCGGTTTAAAATGGGTCATCCTAAAGCCTCTTTAGATGTCGCCGATGATGAAATGTTTGTATGGACCTATAATTCCCCAGAGTTTCCAATGTCTCAG GAAAACCGGCTACAGAAGTTCAAGCTTCCAGAACCTGTGCTTTGTATTGGGGGTATTTTGCAGATTGAACTTTTGGGAAGGGTACAGAGACAAGAAATGGATGGTTTATTATACATTTG TGTTTCTCATGTTCAAGTTCTGGGAAGTTCATTATCACCACCATTCAATGTGGATATTCTGCAGCCCTCTGGAATGTTTGTGTTGAAGAGGGACCAGCTGGCTAACCATCAATCTGTAGTGACGTCTGGAAATGAATCTCAAGAAATTTTGGCCGAGCAAAGAGAACTGAGAGATTACCAGCATATTGTGACTATATTTCGTGGACAAGCATTAGGAATCGTGGAAGATGAGTGGGATGAGGAAGAATACGATGATGATTTTGATCCAGAATATGCCCTCTGA
- the LOC114425249 gene encoding vacuolar protein 8-like isoform X1 → MANHRRFYDYQTEIMVEDGDEVAVDARSTEDWLLHAQELVPVVIDKAREVKGFAGRWKMIVAKLEQIPLRLSDLSSHPCFSKNALCKEQLQAVSKTLGEAIELTELCLKEKYEGKLRMQSDLDSLSGKLDLNLRDCGLLIKTGVLGEATLPLAVSSSVAESDVATYNNIRELLARLQIGHLEAKHRALDSVVEAMKEDEKSVLSVLGRSNIAALVQLLTATSPRIREKTVTVISSLAESGSCENWLVSEGVLPPLIRLVESGSTVGKEKATISLQRLSMSAETARAIVGHSGVRPLVELCQIGDSVSQAAAACTLKNISAVPEVRQALAEEGIVRVMINLLNCGILLGSKEHAAECLQNLTASNENLRRNVISEGGVRSLLAYLDGPLPQESAVGALRNLVGSVPEESLVSLGLIPRLAHVLKSGSLGAQQAAAAAICRVCSSTDMKKMVGEAGCIPLLVKMLEAKSNSVREVAAQAIASLMVVSQNRREVKKDDKSVPNLVQLLDHSPQNTAKKYAVTCLGSLSSCKKCKKLMISYGAIGYLKKLTEMDIPGAKKLHERLERGKFRSLFSKK, encoded by the exons ATGG CTAATCATCGTCGGTTCTACGACTACCAAACTGAAATCATGGTGGAAGATGGCGATGAGGTTGCGGTAGATGCTCGTTCCACAGAAGACTGGTTGTTGCATGCACAAGAACTTGTTCCTGTTGTCATTGATAAGGCAAGAGAGGTCAAGGGATTTGCCGGTAGATGGAAGATGATTGTCGCAAAACTGGAACAGATCCCTTTGCGGTTATCGGATTTGTCAAGCCATCCATGCTTCTCGAAGAATGCTCTTTGCAAGGAGCAGTTGCAGGCTGTGTCAAAGACACTTGGGGAAGCGATTGAATTGACTGAGTTATGTTTGAAGGAGAAGTATGAGGGTAAGCTTCGGATGCAGAGCGATCTAGATTCATTGTCTGGGAAGCTTGATTTGAATTTGAGGGATTGTGGGCTTCTGATCAAGACTGGTGTGCTTGGTGAGGCTACTTTGCCATTGGCTGTGTCTAGTTCTGTGGCAGAATCAGATGTTGCAACATACAACAACATAAGGGAGTTGCTGGCACGCCTTCAGATCGGGCACTTGGAAGCGAAGCACCGAGCTTTAGACAGCGTCGTTGAGGCCATGAAGGAGGATGAGAAGAGTGTTTTATCTGTTCTTGGTCGGAGCAATATTGCTGCTTTGGTTCAATTGCTTACAGCTACCTCTCCCAGGATAAGGGAGAAAACAGTTACTGTTATAAGCTCGCTTGCAGAATCCGGTAGCTGCGAAAATTGGCTAGTTTCTGAAGGAGTTCTGCCACCTCTTATAAGGCTTGTTGAATCTGGCAGCACGGTGGGGAAGGAAAAGGCCACAATATCCCTTCAGAGGTTGTCGATGTCAGCCGAAACAGCACGAGCAATCGTGGGACACAGTGGGGTTCGTCCATTGGTTGAACTTTGTCAAATCGGTGATTCTGTGTCACAGGCCGCGGCTGCGTGTACTCTGAAGAACATATCAGCTGTGCCTGAGGTTAGACAAGCTTTGGCTGAAGAAGGGATTGTGAGGGTAATGATCAATCTGCTTAACTGTGGAATTCTGTTAGGTTCGAAAGAGCATGCTGCAGAGTGCTTGCAGAACCTCACTGCAAGCAATGAGAATCTAAGGAGGAATGTCATATCAGAAGGTGGTGTTAGGAGTCTTCTGGCTTATCTTGATGGTCCACTTCCTCAGGAATCCGCGGTTGGAGCATTGAGGAACTTGGTTGGATCAGTTCCTGAGGAATCCTTGGTTTCCCTTGGTTTGATCCCCCGTTTGGCTCACGTGTTGAAGTCCGGATCCTTAGGTGCTCAGCAAGCAGCTGCAGCCGCGATATGTCGGGTTTGCAGCTCCACAGACATGAAGAAAATGGTTGGTGAAGCTGGCTGCATCCCTCTCCTTGTGAAGATGCTTGAGGCCAAGTCAAACAGTGTTAGAGAGGTTGCTGCCCAAGCAATTGCAAGCTTGATGGTTGTGTCTCAGAATCGAAGAGAGGTTAAGAAGGATGACAAGAGTGTGCCAAACTTGGTTCAGTTGCTTGATCATAGTCCTCAGAACACTGCAAAAAAATATGCAGTTACTTGCCTTGGATCACTTTCTTCATGTAAGAAATGTAAGAAGCTTATGATCTCATATGGGGCAATTGGGTATCTGAAGAAACTTACTGAGATGGACATTCCAGGAGCTAAAAAGCTGCATGAAAGGTTGGAAAGAGGGAAATTTAGAAGTTTATTTAGCAAGAAATAG
- the LOC114425249 gene encoding vacuolar protein 8-like isoform X2 → MVEDGDEVAVDARSTEDWLLHAQELVPVVIDKAREVKGFAGRWKMIVAKLEQIPLRLSDLSSHPCFSKNALCKEQLQAVSKTLGEAIELTELCLKEKYEGKLRMQSDLDSLSGKLDLNLRDCGLLIKTGVLGEATLPLAVSSSVAESDVATYNNIRELLARLQIGHLEAKHRALDSVVEAMKEDEKSVLSVLGRSNIAALVQLLTATSPRIREKTVTVISSLAESGSCENWLVSEGVLPPLIRLVESGSTVGKEKATISLQRLSMSAETARAIVGHSGVRPLVELCQIGDSVSQAAAACTLKNISAVPEVRQALAEEGIVRVMINLLNCGILLGSKEHAAECLQNLTASNENLRRNVISEGGVRSLLAYLDGPLPQESAVGALRNLVGSVPEESLVSLGLIPRLAHVLKSGSLGAQQAAAAAICRVCSSTDMKKMVGEAGCIPLLVKMLEAKSNSVREVAAQAIASLMVVSQNRREVKKDDKSVPNLVQLLDHSPQNTAKKYAVTCLGSLSSCKKCKKLMISYGAIGYLKKLTEMDIPGAKKLHERLERGKFRSLFSKK, encoded by the coding sequence ATGGTGGAAGATGGCGATGAGGTTGCGGTAGATGCTCGTTCCACAGAAGACTGGTTGTTGCATGCACAAGAACTTGTTCCTGTTGTCATTGATAAGGCAAGAGAGGTCAAGGGATTTGCCGGTAGATGGAAGATGATTGTCGCAAAACTGGAACAGATCCCTTTGCGGTTATCGGATTTGTCAAGCCATCCATGCTTCTCGAAGAATGCTCTTTGCAAGGAGCAGTTGCAGGCTGTGTCAAAGACACTTGGGGAAGCGATTGAATTGACTGAGTTATGTTTGAAGGAGAAGTATGAGGGTAAGCTTCGGATGCAGAGCGATCTAGATTCATTGTCTGGGAAGCTTGATTTGAATTTGAGGGATTGTGGGCTTCTGATCAAGACTGGTGTGCTTGGTGAGGCTACTTTGCCATTGGCTGTGTCTAGTTCTGTGGCAGAATCAGATGTTGCAACATACAACAACATAAGGGAGTTGCTGGCACGCCTTCAGATCGGGCACTTGGAAGCGAAGCACCGAGCTTTAGACAGCGTCGTTGAGGCCATGAAGGAGGATGAGAAGAGTGTTTTATCTGTTCTTGGTCGGAGCAATATTGCTGCTTTGGTTCAATTGCTTACAGCTACCTCTCCCAGGATAAGGGAGAAAACAGTTACTGTTATAAGCTCGCTTGCAGAATCCGGTAGCTGCGAAAATTGGCTAGTTTCTGAAGGAGTTCTGCCACCTCTTATAAGGCTTGTTGAATCTGGCAGCACGGTGGGGAAGGAAAAGGCCACAATATCCCTTCAGAGGTTGTCGATGTCAGCCGAAACAGCACGAGCAATCGTGGGACACAGTGGGGTTCGTCCATTGGTTGAACTTTGTCAAATCGGTGATTCTGTGTCACAGGCCGCGGCTGCGTGTACTCTGAAGAACATATCAGCTGTGCCTGAGGTTAGACAAGCTTTGGCTGAAGAAGGGATTGTGAGGGTAATGATCAATCTGCTTAACTGTGGAATTCTGTTAGGTTCGAAAGAGCATGCTGCAGAGTGCTTGCAGAACCTCACTGCAAGCAATGAGAATCTAAGGAGGAATGTCATATCAGAAGGTGGTGTTAGGAGTCTTCTGGCTTATCTTGATGGTCCACTTCCTCAGGAATCCGCGGTTGGAGCATTGAGGAACTTGGTTGGATCAGTTCCTGAGGAATCCTTGGTTTCCCTTGGTTTGATCCCCCGTTTGGCTCACGTGTTGAAGTCCGGATCCTTAGGTGCTCAGCAAGCAGCTGCAGCCGCGATATGTCGGGTTTGCAGCTCCACAGACATGAAGAAAATGGTTGGTGAAGCTGGCTGCATCCCTCTCCTTGTGAAGATGCTTGAGGCCAAGTCAAACAGTGTTAGAGAGGTTGCTGCCCAAGCAATTGCAAGCTTGATGGTTGTGTCTCAGAATCGAAGAGAGGTTAAGAAGGATGACAAGAGTGTGCCAAACTTGGTTCAGTTGCTTGATCATAGTCCTCAGAACACTGCAAAAAAATATGCAGTTACTTGCCTTGGATCACTTTCTTCATGTAAGAAATGTAAGAAGCTTATGATCTCATATGGGGCAATTGGGTATCTGAAGAAACTTACTGAGATGGACATTCCAGGAGCTAAAAAGCTGCATGAAAGGTTGGAAAGAGGGAAATTTAGAAGTTTATTTAGCAAGAAATAG